The genomic region TGAAGGTCGGTGGCGAGACCATGGACGACGTGGTGTTCATGCTCGCGAGCATCACCGTCGACTTCGAGGTCGTGTCACCGCCAGAACTCTCCGATGCACTGGTGCGAGCAGCCGACCGGTTCCGCCGGGCGGCGAAACTCTAGAGCTTTTCTCAGGCTGCTGACAGCAGACTCTTGGCCACGAACGGCTGACTGGAGTGCAGGGAGGTCGCCATGCTGATCGAGCACACCACGCCGTTGGGCGCCGCGCTGACCGTCACCGGCTCGTCCGACCGCGGCCCGCGCACCCACAACGCCGACGCCTACGCCTCGCACCGCCGCACGTTCGTCCTCGTGGACGGCGTCGGCGACTCGGCAGCCGCCACCGAGGCCGCCCACGCCGCCGCCCAGGCAGCCGCACTGCTCACCGACCCGGTAGCCGCGATCTTCGCCGCCCGCGACGCACTCCAGCTGCACACCGGCGACGCCGTGATCGTCGTGGCCGTCGCACGCGTCGAGGGCGGGTTCGACCTCGCGTGGGCCGGTGACGCCCGTGCGTACGCCTCGGACGGTGAGGACCTCGTGCAGGTCACGACCGACCACACCGTCGCCGAGTACTTCCGCGAGCGCGGAGTCGTGCCCCAGCCGAGGCTGGAGCACGTCGTCACCAACACCGTCCGCCACGCGACACCGGAGAACATCGGCCGCGCCACCACCCGCGCACCCCGGCTCGTGCTCGCCTCCGACGGCGTTTATGGCCCGTTGGGCCACAACGGCATCGAAGCCATCATGGCCGGCCACGCCTCAGCCGACCGCCTCGTCCGCGCCGCCCTCTACGCCGGTGGCACTGACAACGCCACCGCCCTCGTCGTCACCTGACCGGTCACCCACACGTACCTCTCCCGCCCCACTTTCGCGCACGCGGGGAGCTTTCGTACTACAGGAGCGGACGAAAGGCCCCCGCGTGCGGCGGCAGCAGGGCGGGGGGTGACGGTGAGTCACGAGGAGGGCTAGCTGGCCTTCTTGCGCTTCTTCTTGCTCGCCTCGACGCTGCGCTGCAACGCCTCCATGAGGTCGATGGCCTCGGTGGCGCCGGCGGGCTCGGCCTCGACGACGACCTCCTTGCCCTTCTGCTTGGCCTTGATCAGCTTGTTGACCTTCGCGGTGTAGGTGTCGCGGTAGTCCTTCGGCCGCCAGTCGTCCGACATCGACTCGACCAGCGACACCGCCATGTCGAGCTCCTTGCCGCGCGGCGCCTTGCCCTGCGGTGCCACGTCCAGCACGTCCTTCGGCTTGCGGATCTCGTCGGCGAAGAAGAGCGTGTGCACCGCGAGGAAACCGTTCTCCTCCTTGAGCGCGGTCAGGTACTGCTTGCCGCGCATGACGAACAACGCGATCCCCGCCCGGTTCGTCTTCTTCATCGCCTGCGCCAGCAGCAGGTACGGCCGGGAGAACTCCTCCTTGGCCGGACCGAGCCAGTAGGTCTTCTGGAAGTACACCGGGTCGATCTCGTCGAGGTCCACGAACGCCTCGATGTCGAGCGTGCGCGACCGGCCGGGCGCGATGTCGTCGAGCTCCTCCGGCTCGACGATCACGTACTCGCCGCTGTCGACCTCGTGGCCCTTCACGATCTTGTCGTAGGGCACCTCACGGCCGGTGCGCTCGTTGACGCGCTTGTACCGGATGCGGTCCGACGTGCCGCGCTGGAACTGGTTGAAGTGCACCGTGTGGTCCTGCGTGGCGCTGTACAGCTCCACCGGGATGTTCACCAGTCCGAACGAGACGGACCCGCTCCAGATCGCGCGTGCCATGCGGGGGAGGTACCCGTTTTCGAGCCGTCGGAACCCGGCGAGGCGTTCTAAGGTCAGGGTGTGAGAGTCGTCGTGCTGTCCGATACCCATGCTCCGCGTTTCTGGAAGCGGTGCCCTCCGGCCGTGGCCGGTCATCTGCGCACGGCCGAGCTGATCCTGCATGCGGGTGACGTGTGTGTGGCGCCCGTCCTCGACGAACTCGCGCAGTACGCGCCCGTCGTCGCGGTGTGCGGCAACAACGACGGGCCGGACGTCGTGGCGTGGGGCTCGCCGGAGACGGTCGAGGTCGACATCGCGGGCCTGCCGGTGGCGATGATCCACGACAGCGGCCAGAAGACCGGCCGGCTCGCCCGCATGCGCCGCCGGTTCCCCGACGCGCGGCTGGTCGTGTTCGGGCATTCGCACATCCCGCTCGACGAACAGGACGCCGATCTCCGCATCTTCAACCCCGGCTCACCCACCGACAAACGCCGCCAGCCGCACGGAACCCTCGGCCTGCTCGACATCGAGGACGGCGTCCTGCTCAGCGCGCGGATCGTCCCCGTCACACCATGAGTATCTTGTAGATCATGGCCGTTTCTCGTCGTGCGTTCCTCGCGGTGGCAGCAGTTCCACTGGCCGGATGTGCTGCGACACCACAGTCCGCGCCGTCGTCGACGCCGTCAACGCCTCCCGCGCCGACCACGACCACGCCCCCGGCCAGGCACGACCAGCTCTTCGCGCTGGAACAGAAGTTCGGCGCCCGCCTGGGCGTCTTCGCCGGCCGGGGCGACCGCACCGTCGAGCACCGCGCCGACGAGCGGTTCGCGTTCTGCTCGACGTTCAAGGGCCTCGTGACCGCCGCCGTGCTGGACCGCGACGTGCCGCTGGACACCGTCGTCCGCTACACCGACGCCGACCTGATGAAGAGCTCGCAGATCACCCGCCAGCACGTCGCCACCGGCATGTCCCTGCGCGACCTGTGCGACGCGGCGGTCCGCTACAGCGACGGCACGGCCGGGAACCTGTTGCTGCGCACCATCGGCGGCCCCGCCGAACTCACGACGTACCTGCGCGGCCTGGGCGACGAGGTGACCAGGATGGACCGGTGGGAACCCGACCTCACCTCCGCGGTCCCCGACGACCCGCGCGACACCAGCACCCCGCGGGCACTGGGCACCACCTACCGCAAACTGGTGGCGGAGAAGCAGTTCCTGCGCGACCTGATGGAACGCAACACCACCGGTGGCCAGCGGATCCGCGCGGGCGTGCCGAAGGACTGGAAGGTCGCGGACAAGACCGGCACCGGCGACTACGGCACGATGAACGACGTCGGCCTCGCCTGGCCGCCGGCCGGTGAACCACTGCTGATCTCGCTCATGTCCAGCAAACCCACCGCCGACGCGCCCTACGACCAGGCCCTGCTCGCCGAGGCGGCCGCCTACGTCATCACCGCTCTGCCTTGACGAACCCGTCCGCGCCGCGCTCGAACGCCGAACCGGACGGTGCCTCGAACAGCTCTTCGAGTGCGGGCTCGGCCTTGATCAGGTCACGCAACGGCACGACCGCCGCGTTGGCGGAGTCGTCCACGTACTCCTGCGACTCGTCACCGGCGAACACCCGCCAGCCGCTGTCCCCGTCGTGGTCGGGGTCCTCGCGGTAGAGCCACCCGGCGGGCACGCCGTCGCGGGCCACCCGTGCCGACACGATCGCGGCCTTCGCCAGGTCGCCGAACCACAGCCGTTCGAACCGCCGTTGCCGCACCACGATCTCCGGCGCGCCGAGCTCGACGCGCACCCGCAGCAGCGTGCCGTCGGCGGCCAGGTCGCGGAACACCGGGAACGCGCCGTCTCCCCAGGTCGTGAACCAGCCGGTCATCGTCGCGCCGCCGACCTCGATCGTGCCCGACCCGGTGGTGCTGGAGCGCATCTGCCGCAGCACCCGGAAGTGGTCGTCGTGCGGCCGGAAGTCGAACGCGAACCGCAGCCCCTGCTCCCGCAACGCGGTCAGCTCGCCGTGCAGGACCCGCACCTGGTCGAGCGTCAGGCCGGCCCAGAGCCGCTCATCGTCCCCACTGGACGGTGGCACCGACACCCGCGCCGCCACCTCGTCCGCGTCCCCGCCCCAGAAGGCGAGGTCGAACCGGTCGTCGGCGGAGACGTCGCTGCTCCACGCGGACAACGCCACCGGGTCGGCGAACAGCAGCCGCGCCTCGTCCACCAGCACGTACCCGCACGCGACCGACGCCGCCACCTCGCCGTCGGCGCACCGCACCCACACCGAGTGCCAGTTGCCCCGGTCAGGCCCGCCGGGGTCCATCCGCTCGCCCAACACCTGCACCGGCCCGGCGGGTACGCCGCGCACCGCCACCGCCCAGATGCCGTGGAACGGCACCTCGACGCCATCAGGCTGATCGTCGAGCAATGCGCGCACGCGCCTCACGTGCGGCATCCGCGCTATCTGCCGCACGGACGCGTCGAGCCCGGTCCGCGCCACCGCCGACACGACGGGTTCGCCGCCGGCGTTCAGGTCGAACGCGTACCGGCCCTTCACCACGGCCAGGTCGAGCAGACCAGCCGCCTCCCGCGCCTGCGGACCGACGATCTCGAAGTCCGCTGCGGCGTTCGCGCGCGCCACGACGCTCTCCGGCGCGTCACCTCCCTCCAGCACCGGCGGCCGGTCGCCCGACCACATCCGGACCAGTCCGAAGTCGACCAGCAGCAGCTCACCTGACGGAAAGGACACCGTCCCCAGCAGTTCCGGCACGCGGCGAGCTTGTCACACGCGCCCACTGCGCGAGCGTCGGTCCGAGCACTTCGTACACGCGCGGGTCGAACGCCATCCCGGTGTGCGTGCTGCCCACCTCGACGCACTCGGCGTACGGGTCCTGGCACAGCTCCCACGGCACGATGCCGTCCGCTCGCGAGAAGAACGAGATCGCCGGCACCCGCAACGGCTGGGTCATCGACGCGATGTTGTCCTGGTAGCACGGCCCGGTGATGCAGTCGGCGTTGAGCAGGCCGGGAAGCCCCGCCGCGGAGAGCCTGGTGAGGAACCGGGCGATGCGCATGACGTTGGGGTGCGCGCCCAGCGGGTCGAGCACCGGGCTGCTCATCATCACCAGGCCGCGCACCAGGTCCGGCCGCCGGGCGGCGGCCAGGCGTGCGAGGCCGCCGCCGCGGCTCTGGCCGAGCAGGACAACGGGGGCACGGGTCCGCTCGGCATGTCGGACGAGACTCGCCATGAGCCGTTCGAGCAGGTCGGTCGTGCAGCCGACGGTGAACCCGACCTTGGCGCTGACCGGGACGTACCCGCGGGCACGCAGCCACCACGACGCCGGGGCGAGACTGATGTCGCCCGCGCCGAAACCGGGCACCAGCACGACGCCGAGGCCGCCGCCCTCGGCCGGGTCGGCGTTGCGCCACACCGGATGGCGCATGAGCCTCGGCACGTCCACGAGCGCCCGGAAGGCACTCTCCCGTGCAGCAGATCGCACACCGTCGAACATGCGTCGTGGTTTGCCCTGGGATCGTGCCCTAAACCAGGGTCAGCGCACCGTGACGCTCGTGAGTGACGCGTCGCCCGGCCGCCAGCGCGTCGAGACGGCCACGTACCTGGCATCGGTTGCGGGGCCGTAGGTGCGGCCGTCCACGCTGTAGGAGACGGTGTGCGCCGGCTCCCGCCCGTCCGTCCACTTGAGCCGGACGTGCCCGATCCGGTGCACCGCGCCGAGGTCGACGACCATCCGCCCGTCGCGCCCCGGTGTCCACGCCGTCCGGTCCTCGCCGTCGACCGCGCGGGCCGGATCGCTCATGCCGGGCGGCAGCACGGAGTTCGGGAACGTGACGCGGCCCAGCGCGAGGTCGTCGACCGGAAACGCCTGCGCGCCGGGCATGGTCACCGTGCGGTCGCCGCGGCCCAGCACGACCCGCAGCGCGCCGCGCGTGGGTCGCGTGAACCGCGCCGGACCGCTGAACGTGCGGTGATGCCGGCCGGGATGCCGCGGACGGTGAACCACGGCGCCTCGACCCGTGCGGTGGCGGCGGGCAGCGTGAGGTCGTAGGAGATGCCGCCGGCCGTGGTGACCTGGGTGCCCCGGTACAGCCGCGAGCCGCGCACGTGGACGGTGCCGGTGACGTCGGCGTCCGACAGGTTGAACACGGTGAGGAACCCGTCCGCGCCGCTCGCCAGCACCGACGGCGGGCACTGCGGGGGAGCCTGCGCCGCGATCGCCCGCAGGTCGGCGCGCACGTAGCCCTCGACGAGCCCGGCGGGCACCGTGATCGTGTCGCCCTCGACCCTGATCGGCTCGGCGCCGCGCGCGACGAACCCGGCGGGCCGTCGACGTCCAGCCAGCCGGCGTGCTCAGGTCCGGCCGCGGGTACTCGGCGACCGTCGTCCACGCGGCGCGTCGGCCGACGTCTCGATCCGGTAGGCGCCCGCGGCGGTCTCCCAGCGCAGCCGCACGGTGCTCACCTGTGTTCGGCGCCGAGGTCCACCGCGAGCCAGCTGTCAGCCCGGCCGCGGTCGGTGCGGGAGACCGCCCAGCGGGTGTCCGGGTCGCCGTCGGTGGCCATGGCGGGCGTGCGGCCGGTGTCGTGCGACGACGCCGTGGCCGGCTTGCCGCGGGCGAGGTCGCCGTTGACGTCGAAGTCGAACACCGAGTAGCCGTAGGTGGGATGCGGTCGCACGCCGACCATGCGGACGTGGCGGGCGGTGGTCGCCGGGAACGTCAGCTCGTCCACCCGGAAGGTCTCCCTGGCGCGCACGACCGCCGTGCCCGCGGCGCTCCGGTAGGTGCGGGTGCCGGTGAGGATCCCCGGCATGGCCAGGTTGTGCACGTCCACGCGGCCCGGCGCGGGCAGCGCGCACACGATCGTGCCGGTGGGCAGCGTAGCGGTGCCGGCGAACCCGTCCGCGAACGCCAGCAAGCTCGCCGTGCCGTCGAAACCGTCGCGAACCCGTTGGTACACCACGGTGTTGCGCTGGGTGACCGCCTTGGCAGGCAGCAGCATGGGGGTGGTGCCGCTGATCGTGAACAGCCAGTCGTCGTGCGCGGGCTGCCAGGCGAACTTCGTGAAGCCCGGCTTGGTGACCGTGGCGGCCCAGGCGGCGGTGGACTGATGGGTGAGCAGGCCGGGGTCGGCGCCGTGGTCGATCGTGAGCGAGGCGCGGGTGAAGAAGTCCTGTTCGGACACCGGAGCCGGCGCCGGCCGCAGCTGGTGCAGCAGGTAGCTGATCGCGAGCTCGGCCCGTGCCTCCGGCTCGTACTTGGCCTCGCCGGAGAACTTCGCCAGCCGGTACGTCGGCGGGTGCGCCTGGTAGGCGAGCAACCGGGAGGCCAGCGCGACCTCCGCGCGGGCCGCCATCGGGTCGCGCAGCACCGTGGAGCGGAACGCGAGCGGGATGACGTCACGGCCGTAGAGGTGCTCGCGGTCGTCGACCATCGGCATCAGCGGCTCACCGGCGTCGCTCATGTTCGCGAGGATGGTGCGCCACAACAGTTCCCCGTTCGGTTGCCTGGTCAGCACCTCGGGCAGCGGACGGCCGGCGAGCAGGAAGTGCACGGCGTTGCGGCCCGACGTGCGCCACAGCTCCTCCTGGTAGTGCGGGCCGAACGAGCCGTGGTTCTCGACGATGAACGTGTCGTGCAGGTTCGTCGCGGTGTTGGCCGAGATCGGCACGCCGTCGACCAGGGCCGGGTTGGCGAGGTCGGCGGCGGGCAGCCCCGCCTCGTTGCGGCTCCACCGGCCGAACGCCTCCCGCCAGCCGGGCCCGTCGCCGTGCCAGGCCAGACCGGGTGCGAGCGCCTGGGCGTAGACGCCCATCTCCTCCAGCTTGGTGTCACCGCGGTGGCCGCCGACCAGGCCGTTCGGGGTCCAGCCGCCCGACCGCGGGTCGTTGCCGGTGCCGAGCGAGGTCGTGTAGTCGGCCTGGCCGCGGGCGATCGTCTCGACGTGCGAGCGCGTCTGCGCGTCCAGGTCCGGCCACAGCAGGCGGGCGGCCAGCACGAAGTAGGACTGGAACGTGGTGTCCCAGAACAGCGTCTTGCCCCACTCGGTGCCACCGGCCAGCACGTTGCTCGCGGCGAAGTGCCTGATGGTGGCCAGCGTGCGGGCTTTGAGCACGTCCTTCTCGACACCGGCGAGCGCGGCGTCGTAGGTGCCCCTGGTGAGCAGCACGGCGTTGCCGAGCACGACCGCGAACCCGAAGTCGGTGCGCCGGTACCGGCCCGCTGTCTCGTCGAACTGGGTCTCCGACCACCGCGTGTGGCGCAGCAGCACCTCGTAGTACACGTCAGCGACACCGTGCTCCAGGACACCATGTTCCTGGGCTTGCGCGATCCCGGGCGTCACGGCCAGCAGGCCGGTGGCGTAGAGGAACTGCCTGCGGTTGATCAGCCATGACATCGTTGTCAACTCCCGAGGTGAGACCGCTGACATCGTGTGTGGACGGCCCCCTCCGGTCAAGGTGCTGGCGATTATCAGTCGATTTGCGGACAGATGAGGGAATCTTCATCTTGGTCTCATGTCGGGCGCGGGCTTCAGGGGCAGGCTGGGCCGCATGCTGCCGTCCGCACGCACGGGCACGCTCCTCGTGGCCGTGCTCAGCGTGGCGTGCGCGGTCGCCGCCGTGCTGCTCGTGCTCACCGTGGTGCGGCCGGTGCCACCGCAGGTGCGCGCGCCAGAGGTCCAGATAGGACGATCCGCCCCGCCGACCACCCCGCCCGTGACCGCCACGCCCACCCCCACGCCGGCGTCGACCCCCGGCGCCGTGCTGCCGCCACCGCCGCCGGTCACCGACGATGACGACGAGGACGACTGACTTGCCCGCACGCGTGAAGATCATGTGCTGGCTCCTCGGCCTCATGGCACTCGTGCTCGCGACCGTCGTGGTGGTCGTGTGGCGGCTGCTGCTCGTCGAGGTCGACGACCGGGTGAACCGGGCGCTCGAACAGGAGACCAACGAGTTCAGCACCTACGCCGAGACGCACTCGGGCACCGCGCGGTCGGTGACCGAGGCGCACCTGAAGCTGCAGTACCCGGACGAGTTCGAGCTGCACCTGGCCGTGCTGCCCGACGGTGTGGTCGTGCAGCGGGCCGACCACACCCACCCGCTCGACCACGACCGCTCAGTCGTGAACGCCATCGTCGCGGCACCGCGGTCGTGGGGCGTGGCGGCGACGGCGGCGGGCCCGTTCCGCTGGGCGAAGGTGCACGCGACGGCCGGCGGCACGGACGTGTGGTTCGTGACCGGCTACTTCGAGGACGGCGTGACCGGCCCGGTCGACTCGACCGTGCGCGTGCTGGTCGTGGTGTCGCTGATCGGGCTGCTGATCGCCGCGCTGATCGCGTGGCTGGTGGCGGGGGTGATCCTGGCACCGGTGCGCGCGGTCCGGCAGGCCGCCGAGCAGATCACCGAGGACGACCTGACCCGCCGCATCACCGTGTCCGGGCGTGACGACGTGGCCGCGCTGGCCTCGCAGTTCAACGCGATGCTGGACCGGCTGGAGCAGGCGTTCCGCGAGCAGCGCGAGTTCCTCGACGACGCCTCGCACGAGCTGCGCACGCCGATCACGATCGTGCGCGGCCACCTGGAGCTGCTCGGCGACGACCCCTTTGAGCGGGCCGAGGTCGTCCGGCTGTGCACCGACGAGCTCGACCGGATGGCGCGGCTGGTCGAGGACCTGTTGCTGCTGGCCAAGGCCCAGCGCCCGGACTTCCTGCGCCCGGTACCGGTCAGCCTGCCCGAGCTCACCAGCGACATCGACGCGAAGCTGCGTGCGCTGGGCGACCGGCGCTGGGTGCTGGACTCGATCGCGGAGGGGGAGGCCGTGCTGGACCCGCAGCGCATCACCCAGGCCGTGGTGCAGCTGGCGTCGAACGCGCTGCGGTACACATCCGCCGGCGCCGAGATCCGGTTCGGGTCCGCTGTGGACGGTGTGGTGTCGTTCTGGGTGGCGGACTCCGGCTCCGGTGTGCGGGACTCGTCCCGGCTGTTCTCCCGCGCCACCGGCCTCGGCCTGCCGATCGTGAAGGCCATCGCGGAAGCCCACAACGGGCGCGTGCGGGTCGCGTCGGTGCCGGGCGAGGGAGCGACGTTCACCGTGGAGGTGCCCAGATGACCGGCCGGATCCTGATCGTGGAGGACGAGGAGCGGATCGCCTCGTTCGTGGAGAAGGGACTGCGCGCCAACGGTTTCTCGACCTCGGTCGTGTCGTCGGGTGCGGACGCGCTGTCGTGGGCGGCGTCGTTCGACCTGGTGGTGCTCGACCTCGGCCTGTCCGACGTGGACGGCTTCACGGTGCTGCGCTCGATGCGCGCGGAGGGGATCGCCACGCCGGTGATCATCCTGACCGCACGCGACTCGGTGCACGACACGGTGGCCGGCCTGTCCGGTGGTGCCGACGACTACATGACCAAGCCGTTCCGGTTCGAGGAGCTGCTGGCGCGCGTGCGGTTGCGGCTGCGGCCACCCGGCGTGCCCGAGGCGACGGTGCTGTCGGCCGGGACGCTGTCGCTGGACCTGCGCACCCGGCAGGCCGTGCTGCCGTCCGGGCCGGTGGACCTGACCGCGCGGGAGTTCGCGTTGCTGGAGCTGTTCCTGCGCCATCCCGGGCAGGTGCTGGTGCGCGAGCAGATCCTGTCGCACGTGTGGGGGTACGACTTCGACCCGGGGTCCAACGTGGTCGACGTCTACGTCCGGTCGCTGCGGCGCAAGATCGGTGCGGAGCGGGTGGAGACCGTGCGGGGGATGGGCTACCGCCTCGTGTGACGGATGCTCGTGACTGGATGAAGGTCCTCTCATCTCGGCCTCACGCTGAGGTCAGCGCCGGTCGGCAGGGTTGTCGGCATGATCGTGACGCTGGCGGTGTTCGTGGTGGCGGTGGTGCTGTGGGTCTGCACCCCGCTCGACGACACGTTCGTGGCCGTGGCCGCCGTGGTGGCGCTGCTGCTGTTCGGGGTGCTGCCGGCTTCGGCCCTGGCGGTGCTGGGCGGCTCCACGACGTGGCTGCTGATCGCGGCCTTCGTGCTGGCGTGCGGGGTGACCGCGTCGGGCCTGCCGGGGCGCCTGGCGTCGGCTCTGGTCGGCCGGGCCCGTTCGGTGCGCGGCCTGTTCCACCTGGTCGCCGTGGCGTTGTTGCTGACGGCGTTCTTCGTGCCGTCGACGTCCGGGCGCGCGGCGCTGGCGTTGCCGGTGTTCGGCGCCCTGTCGGAACGGCTGGACCGCCGGGTGACGCGCGCTCTGGGCGTGCTGTTCCCGTCGGTGATCCTGCTGACGGCCGTCGCCACGCTGGTCGGGGCGGGCGCGCACCTGATCACGAGCTCACTGCTGGAGTCGGCGACGGGTCAGGGCATGGGGTTCGGGCAGTGGCTGCTGCTCGGGCTGCCGCTGGCGGTGGTGAGCGCGCACGTGACGGCCGAGATCGTGCTGTGCTGTTCACGACGCGAGCGGACCGCGCGACACCGCTCGCCGGTCCGCTGACCAGGACACGCTGCGGCTCGCCGTTCCCGTCGCGCGCACCTCGCAGCGTTCCGGCGCGCCAGCACACGTGCTCGCCTTCCGCTCGCACGGCCGCAGCGTTCCGGCTTGCCCAGCACCTCGCTCGCCACTCCCGAGCCGCGCGCCACTCCTGACCGCGCACCTTGCCGCTCGCGCTCCCGAGCCGCGCCTGCCGCTCGCCGCTCCTGCGCCGCGCACTCACTCGCCACCGTCGCAGCGCGGAGCGAGGGTCCCCTCCAAGGGGTCCCCTTTTCCAATTCTCCCAGACAGCACCGACAATTCCGGCCGCTCGCCCGTCTGCGCAGCTCAACGCTCACCAAGCCGGAACTCACCGCGCTCATCACCGTCCTCACGGTCTCCGCCCTCTGGCTCACCGAACCGTGGCACGGCCTTCCGCCCGAGATCCCCGCCCTCGCCGCTCGCACGGCCCGCAGCGTTCCGGCCTTGCCCAGCGCACCTCGCCGCTCGCCACTCCCGAGCGCGCCACTCCTGACCCGCGCACCTTGCCGCTCGCCGCTCCCGAGCCGCGCGCCCTGCCGCTCGCCGCTCCTGCGCCGCGCACTCACTCCCTCGCCACCGTCGCAGCGCGGAGCGAGTCTGCGCAGCTCAACGCTCACCAAGCCGGAACTCACCGCGCTCATCACCGTCCTCACGGTCTCCGCCCTCTGGCTCACCGAACCGTGGCACGGCCTTCCGCCCGAGATCCCCGCCCTCGCCGGCGCCGTCGCCATCACCGCCCCGCGCCTCGGCACCACCACCCTCAAGCACGCCCTCACCACCGTGCCGTGGGACCTCCTGATCTTCATGGCCGCCACCACCGCCCTCGGCACCGCGCTGGTCAAGTCCGGCGCCGCCCACCACGCCGCCCACCTCATCACCACCGAGGCCCTGCTGCCGACCGTGATCGCCGTCAGCCTGCTCGCCCACCTTGTGATCCAGTCGCGCTCGGCCCGCTCGTCCGTCCTGGTGCCGATCGTCATCCCGCTCGCCGCCGCCGCGGGCCTCAACCCCGCCGCCCTCGCGTTCGCCTCCACCGCGGCCGCCGGCTTCTGCCACACGCTCACCTCCTCCGCGAAGCCGGTCGCCCTGTTCTCGCACGCCTACCGCCCGCGCGACCTGCTCAAGCTCTCCGCCGTCCTCGCCCCGGTCACCGCACTGCTCGTGTGGACCTGCGCCACCCAGCTGTGGCCGCACCTCGGCCTCCCACTGCACTAGAAAGGAACCCCGATGCGCTTCCTCGTCGCCCCCAGCGGTTTCAAGGAGTCCCTCGACGCCGTGGCCGTCGCCGACGCGATCGCCGCCGGCATCCACCGCGTCGTCCCCGGCGCCGTCGTCGACAAGGTCCCGCTCGTCGACGGCGGCGAAGGCTCCGCCGCCGCCCTCGCCGAGGCCACCGGCGGCACCCTCGTCCCGGCACTGGTCACCGGCCCCACCGGCGACCAGGTCCCGTCCCACTTCGCCCTGCTCGGCGGCCCCGGCCCGCGCACCGCCGTCGTCGAGATGGCCGCCTGCGCGGGCCTCCGCCTGGTCCCCAAGGACCACCGCGACCCGACCACCACCACGACCTACGGCGTCGGCGAGCTCATCAAGGCCGCCCTCGACCTCGGCGTCGACCACGTCCTCATCGGCTGCGGCGACTCCGGCACCAGCGACGGCGGCGCGGGCGCGCTGCAAGCACTCGGCGCCCACGTCCTCGACGCCCACGGCCGCGAAATCCCCCGCGGTGGCGCCGCTCTCGCCCGCGCCCGCACCCTCGACCTGTCCGAAGTGGACCCACGTCTGGACAAGGTGGACATCACCGTGGCCTGCAACCCGCACAACGTCCTGACCGGCCCCCGCGGCGTCGCTCGCGTCTTCGGCCCCCAGAAGGGCGCCACCCCACCCCAGGTCGACCAGCTCGCCGCCGCACTGGACAACTGGGCGAACCTCCTCGGCGACGTCCACACCATCCCCGGCGGCGGCGCCTCAGGAGGCCTCGGCGCCGGCCTGCACGCCCTCGGCGCCACCCTCGTCCCGCGCTTCGACGTCATCCTCGACCACTCCGACCTCGACGCCCGCCT from Lentzea guizhouensis harbors:
- a CDS encoding discoidin domain-containing protein, with protein sequence MSWLINRRQFLYATGLLAVTPGIAQAQEHGVLEHGVADVYYEVLLRHTRWSETQFDETAGRYRRTDFGFAVVLGNAVLLTRGTYDAALAGVEKDVLKARTLATIRHFAASNVLAGGTEWGKTLFWDTTFQSYFVLAARLLWPDLDAQTRSHVETIARGQADYTTSLGTGNDPRSGGWTPNGLVGGHRGDTKLEEMGVYAQALAPGLAWHGDGPGWREAFGRWSRNEAGLPAADLANPALVDGVPISANTATNLHDTFIVENHGSFGPHYQEELWRTSGRNAVHFLLAGRPLPEVLTRQPNGELLWRTILANMSDAGEPLMPMVDDREHLYGRDVIPLAFRSTVLRDPMAARAEVALASRLLAYQAHPPTYRLAKFSGEAKYEPEARAELAISYLLHQLRPAPAPVSEQDFFTRASLTIDHGADPGLLTHQSTAAWAATVTKPGFTKFAWQPAHDDWLFTISGTTPMLLPAKAVTQRNTVVYQRVRDGFDGTASLLAFADGFAGTATLPTGTIVCALPAPGRVDVHNLAMPGILTGTRTYRSAAGTAVVRARETFRVDELTFPATTARHVRMVGVRPHPTYGYSVFDFDVNGDLARGKPATASSHDTGRTPAMATDGDPDTRWAVSRTDRGRADSWLAVDLGAEHR
- a CDS encoding sensor histidine kinase — its product is MPARVKIMCWLLGLMALVLATVVVVVWRLLLVEVDDRVNRALEQETNEFSTYAETHSGTARSVTEAHLKLQYPDEFELHLAVLPDGVVVQRADHTHPLDHDRSVVNAIVAAPRSWGVAATAAGPFRWAKVHATAGGTDVWFVTGYFEDGVTGPVDSTVRVLVVVSLIGLLIAALIAWLVAGVILAPVRAVRQAAEQITEDDLTRRITVSGRDDVAALASQFNAMLDRLEQAFREQREFLDDASHELRTPITIVRGHLELLGDDPFERAEVVRLCTDELDRMARLVEDLLLLAKAQRPDFLRPVPVSLPELTSDIDAKLRALGDRRWVLDSIAEGEAVLDPQRITQAVVQLASNALRYTSAGAEIRFGSAVDGVVSFWVADSGSGVRDSSRLFSRATGLGLPIVKAIAEAHNGRVRVASVPGEGATFTVEVPR
- a CDS encoding response regulator transcription factor; amino-acid sequence: MTGRILIVEDEERIASFVEKGLRANGFSTSVVSSGADALSWAASFDLVVLDLGLSDVDGFTVLRSMRAEGIATPVIILTARDSVHDTVAGLSGGADDYMTKPFRFEELLARVRLRLRPPGVPEATVLSAGTLSLDLRTRQAVLPSGPVDLTAREFALLELFLRHPGQVLVREQILSHVWGYDFDPGSNVVDVYVRSLRRKIGAERVETVRGMGYRLV
- a CDS encoding SLC13 family permease yields the protein MIVTLAVFVVAVVLWVCTPLDDTFVAVAAVVALLLFGVLPASALAVLGGSTTWLLIAAFVLACGVTASGLPGRLASALVGRARSVRGLFHLVAVALLLTAFFVPSTSGRAALALPVFGALSERLDRRVTRALGVLFPSVILLTAVATLVGAGAHLITSSLLESATGQGMGFGQWLLLGLPLAVVSAHVTAEIVLCCSRRERTARHRSPVR
- a CDS encoding SLC13 family permease; the encoded protein is MPSAPRRSPLPSAPLLTRAPCRSPLPSRAPCRSPLLRRALTPSPPSQRGASLRSSTLTKPELTALITVLTVSALWLTEPWHGLPPEIPALAGAVAITAPRLGTTTLKHALTTVPWDLLIFMAATTALGTALVKSGAAHHAAHLITTEALLPTVIAVSLLAHLVIQSRSARSSVLVPIVIPLAAAAGLNPAALAFASTAAAGFCHTLTSSAKPVALFSHAYRPRDLLKLSAVLAPVTALLVWTCATQLWPHLGLPLH
- a CDS encoding glycerate kinase; the protein is MRFLVAPSGFKESLDAVAVADAIAAGIHRVVPGAVVDKVPLVDGGEGSAAALAEATGGTLVPALVTGPTGDQVPSHFALLGGPGPRTAVVEMAACAGLRLVPKDHRDPTTTTTYGVGELIKAALDLGVDHVLIGCGDSGTSDGGAGALQALGAHVLDAHGREIPRGGAALARARTLDLSEVDPRLDKVDITVACNPHNVLTGPRGVARVFGPQKGATPPQVDQLAAALDNWANLLGDVHTIPGGGASGGLGAGLHALGATLVPRFDVILDHSDLDARLPHADLVITAEGAIDAQTPHGKVPAEVARRAKRHGKPVIAMAGTIGADARVNHDVGIDAYTSIIAAPVALDTAIATAACLLTDATERTLRLVLVGAALTR